CCAGTTCCCGTATCATCACATCCCGGTAGTTCTGCATTCCTCTTTCCAGTTCATCAAGGACCTGGGGTGAACCGCCCTTCTGTTTTCCAAACGTGTAGGTGGCTCCGTCTTTCCCACATAAGGGATTATTGACGTCGCACATGGCTGTCATTTTCACTTTAGAAATCAGGGGATGGAGGCCGGAACTATCGATATGGGCGACTTTTTCCAGATCTCTTCCTGTTCCTTCTAACTCTCTTCCCTCCGAATCAAGGAATTTTACTCCTAATGCCCTCATACAGCCCATGCCGCCGTCATTGGTCGCTGAACCGCCGATTGCTATGGAAATATCGGTAAAGCCCCGGTCCAAAGCATCTCTTATCAGCTCTCCGGTCCCATAGGTCGTGGTATTCCTTGGATCCCTTAAATCTCTTGGAATCAGGGGAAGCCCGGAAGCCGCCGCCATCTCAAGGATGGCACGTTTCTCATCCAATTTTCCGTAATAAGCGTTTACAGGAGCAAGAAGCGGCCCACAGACGGTTAAGGGGATTCTTTCTCCCTGCATGGCTGCGATCACCGCATCCGTTGTTCCCTCTCCTCCATCGGCCACGGGGATTCCGATACCTTCCCACTGATCAAACACTTCCGCCGCAGCTTTTTTCAGCAGTTCTATGGTCTGTTCACTGGAAAGAGTCCCCTTAAACGAGTCGGATGCAAACAATAATTTCATATACAAAGTCCTCCTTAGACCAGTGATTTTTAATTCTTATTTCTTCTTAAATTAATGCAGGATCAAAGTCAGTATAAATATTTCCAGGATTCCTGCGATCCCCAGAATCAATGTTGCGACTGTTTGAGTCTTATATCCTTTTTCCGGAGTCATGGCTCCAAAATTCGTTACCACCCAGAAATATGAATCGTTTGCGTGGGAAACAGTCATGGCTCCCGCACCGATTGCCATACAGGCAAGAGTTACACGTACGGGGCTTCCAAGGCCCAGCATAGGAAGCAGCGGAGCCACAATTCCTGCAGTGGTTGTCATAGCCACGGTAGAGGAGCCTTGAGCACTCTTTAAGATCGCTGCCAAAAGGAATGGGAAGAAAATACCCATGGTGCTGAGTACGGAAGCATGGTCCTTGATATAGTTCACCATATCGGTGGAAGAAATCACCTTACCCAGCACACCGCCGGCAGCCGTTACAAACAGGATCGGTCCCACAGTTTTTAAAGTGTCATTGGTTATCTCATAAAATTCTTCCATTTTACCGGCTCCCTTTAGCTGAAGGACACCGCACACGGTACCTGCTGCCAGAGCTATGATGGGAGTACCTAAAAATTTAAGCACATCAGCCCCAAAGCCTTGCATATTGGCCATTGCCACGATTGAGGAAAAAGCCATAAGAAGGATTGGAAGAATAATAGGAGCAAGGGCATTGAATCCGCCGGGAAGTTTACCGTATTCGGCAACCAGCTCCTCATAGGTTTTTGCAATCTCACCCATATCGGCTTCATCGTCTGACCGTACTTTTCCACCGATGTATTTTGCGTAGAAGAACCCGGCAATCAGCGGGAAGATGGAACATAATGCGCCCATTCCCATAACAAGAAGCAGGTTTTCTCCAATACCTAGGGTAGAAGCAGCCGCAATAGGTCCTGGCGTGGGCGGAATGAAAACGTGGGAAATATAGAGCCCAGAGGAAAGGCCTACAGTCATGGCGACTAAGGAGGCGGCAGTCCTGTTTACCAGGGCTTTCCGGATCGGGTTTAAAATTACGAAACCGGAATCGCAGAATACCGGGATGGATACCACCCAGCCCATCATCTCGATTGCAAGGACCGGATTGTTTTTCCCAACAAGCCGGATTACCATATCAGCCAGCTTAAGGGCCGCCCCTGTTTTCTCCAATATGGTTCCGATCAAGGCTCCAAGGATGATAACAATACCAATGCTTGTGAATGTACCGGAGAATCCAGCCCCTATTACATTTGCAAGGCCGCTTACCTTGGTCCCATCTTCCAATGTCTTATCCACCAGCGGAATCCCTGCAATAAGTCCCAGGAGCAGTGAGATGCTCATGATGGCGATAAACGGGTGAATCTTAAACTTGGAGATTGCAATGATCATTATGAAAATTGCAAGTACGAAAATAAAAATCAGTGGTAAACCTGTCATAAAATAACCCCCTTCTATACAATACAACAGTTTCTACCGTTATCATAACATCATTGACCCCGAAATTTCTAATGTCATGAGTATCAATATGACCCCTGATTTTTGTATCGTCAATACAAAACTAGTGTTCTCTTCTTAAAAAACTATAAAAAGCCTCCAGAAAAAAACGGTCTGCTGAAGATTCTATGGGATTGATATTTAAGGTATCCTTTATCTTATTGTAACGGTATAAAAGAGTATTCTTATGCACAAAAAGTTCTTTTGATGCCGTTACCAGATTATAATTTGTCTTTATAAGGGCTCCGGCAATTTCCTTAAATGTCTTTATAAATCCTTCACTCAGCTCTCTTTCATAAACATTGAACATCCATTGCAGCTCATTCACCGGCACAATAGAGCGCACATAATTTCCTGTATGGTCATAAAAAAAGGCGGCAGAATCGGAATCCGCATTTTCTTCCAGCCACTTGCAATGCCGATAAGCATTATAATACTGGGTAAAGCTTCCCTGAAATGAGCCGATGTAGAATTTACAGCTCTTCTCCTGCTCCCGAAGCCATTTTAAGGCAGTGCTTAAATATTCTGCTATGATGTATTTGTAATCCGCAAATAATTTTCGAGACTGTTTCGGCATAGTTTTAAATATGAGAATATGGCTGTTGCCCAGGACAATGCTGATGTCCTCCGTTCCGTGCCTGGGGCTGTTCTTGATTATGTTAAGAAACGGCTCCGGCCGGGTGTCATCCAGCTTGCACAGGATGGGGATTCGTACGATGTTTTCCGAATAATTTAACTTCTTTGCTACGCTCCGAAGTTCCCCCGGATCCGGATATTCCACATGGATCAAAAGGTTTGTGAAATGCTCCTTCCGATTTCTCCTGCGCCTTAATTCCTCTTGCTGCTTCTCGTATTTCAGCATGGCCTCGATGGCCATTTTGGTGATCAGAGCGACAGGCTTTATCTCACCAGGATCACCGGTAATTCCTACCACTCCTTCCCGTCTGCCGTCAATGTTAATGACCATGTTGATCCCTGGCTTTACTCCAGGATAATCATCCTCTGTGGAAGTGACCACGATATCCTCGCTTCCTGTTACAATATAATAGGCCACCTCATGAAATGCCCCCACCCGCTTTGGATCCCGACTGGCGATGATGACCCCCTGCTCATTCATTATGTTGATATTGTATTCTGTATATTGAGTGACCTGTTCAATGAATTTCTTAGCCAATTCTGTTTCTATCATCTGCATCCTCCCGAAGCTTGAACTTTATCATACGAATTCACCGGTTATCTCTTCATCATTATTGAAAACAGCTTACCATACTTTGCTTTTTCCTTCAATAGCAATGGATTTTATCCTTTTCTTACTATATACATTTTACTTTTTCTAGGATTTGTGGTAAATTATTTTTTATCATAACATTTTATACTTATTATATATGACGGTTAAAAAAGGAGAATTTTATGTTACAAGATGATTTTATCATGCGCATGATTCATGAGATGGTAACAACTTTGCTAAAACTGATTTTTCATATTGAATTAGGGGAAAATGAGGAACAGAATTTTAAAGACCAGGAGACAGCATCAAATTATCTTGAGCTCTTAGCTCTCATTCAGGCCGGAAAGATCAATGAGGCAGAAAACAAATTATTGGATGAGCTGGATTCCGACGATATGGAGCATTTTAAAATGGCGCTCATGTTTTATTATCATTTAAATCAGATCGATTATAACTTTCTTGAAGAGCATAATTATTCCAAAAACGAAATTACGGACGGATTAAGATATGTATCATCAGTTTATGGCTATGACAGCATGGCAGAAGCTCTTCTGGGCAGAGGTTAATCAGACATCCATATTACATTATAAAAGAGAGGCATCTTCATTTGAAGACGCCTCTCTTTTAAATTGTTAAGACCATTACTCTGACATATGCTTATTTAACTTGTCGATCAGTTCTTCAGCCGGAATGCCGTGGACCATACAGGCCTCTTCCACGGTCTCAGCGGCAGATGCGGGACAGCCAAGGCAATGCATTCCCATTTCAAAAAAGAAGTGTGCGGTGGTTCGGTCTGCTTCTAAGACCTCTCCGATTAAAGTATCCTTTGTCACTGTCATATTCATTTAAATTACCCCTTTTCTTTCAATATTTTTATGTGGTGTGTTTAACCCTTCGGGAAACAATCCGTTCCCGTTCTTTTGAAAATATACATGTTCGATTCTGGGCAGGAAAATCCCCAAAGACTCCTTTAATACATCCTCTACCGTTTCCACCGGTATGATCGTAAGCTGATTCTTCACTTCTTCCGGTACATCCTTTAAATCACTTACATTATCTTTGGGAATTAAGACCCTGTTGATTCCGGCTCTTTGTGCGCCCAGAAGCTTTTCCTTTAAGCCTCCGATGGGCAGGACCGCTCCCCGCAAAGTGATTTCTCCGGTCATGGCAAGTCTTGAATCTACCTTGTTGCCGGTAACAAGAGAGGCCAAAGCGGTAAATAATGCGATTCCGGCCGATGGGCCATCTTTAGGAACCGCTCCTGACGGAACGTGGATATGAAGGTCTCTTTCTTTAAAATTAAAGGCATTTAAAGGCAGTCTGGATTTTAATAAGCTTAAGGAAATCTTGGCAGATTCCTTCATTACATCTCCCAGCTTTCCGGTCAATATGACCGCTCCGCTTCCCGGCATATCGGTTGCCTCGATAAAGAGTATTTCTCCTCCCACCGGAGTCCATGCAAGGCCTGTAACCACACCCGGAGGATTATCCTGCTGGGCCTTATCGTGACGGGAAACCTGACTGCCAAGATATTCTTCTAAATCTTCTTCCTTAATCACAAGAGGCAGCTCCGCCTTTTTGGATACGATCTTTTCCGTTGTAATTCTGGCCAGGCTGGACAGCTGCTTTTTCAGCCCCCGCACGCCGGCCTCCAGCGTATAATCATTGATAATCTTCTGTAATACTTCATCTTCAATTACCAATTGCTCCTGCTTTAAGCCATGTTCTTTCAGGACCTCCGGGATCAGATGATTTTTGCCGATATGGAACTTTTCATCCATGGTATAGCTGGTTATCTGGATAACTTCCATCCGGTCTAAGAGAGGACCTGGAATGCTTTCCAATGAATTGGCCGTTGCTACAAAGAAAACATCGGATAAGTCATAAGGAAGATCCATGTAATGATCGGTAAAGCTGTTGTTCTGTTCCGGATCAAGAACCTCCAAAAGTGCGCTGGCAGGGTCTCCGCTGAAACCGCCGGACATAATCTTATCCACTTCATCCAACACCATGACAGGATTGGTCTTCCCTGCCTTCCGGATGCTCTGGATAATTCTTCCTGGCATTGCTCCGACATAAGTTCTTCGGTGCCCTCTGATTTCCGATTCATCACGGATACCGCCTAAGCTTAAACGGATGTATTTTCTGCCAAGGGCCTCTGCAATGCTTTTTCCAAGGCTTGTTATTCCGGTTCCCGGCGGTCCCACAAGGAGGAGAATGGAACCTTTTTTAGCTTTGTTTAACTGCATGACTGCCAGATGCTGAATGATCCTGTCCTTAACTTTTTGCAGCCCGTAATGCTGTTCATCAAGAATCCGTCTTGCCTCGTCAAGATCAATGTCCTTATCCTCTTCCTTTTTCCATGGAAGCTGAACCAAAAGATCTAGATAATTACGGATCACGTTGTAGTCCAGTTTATTGGGGCCCTGATCATCAAGCTTTTCCAGTTCTTCAAGAGCCGCCTCTTTGATCTCAGACGGCATACCTGCCTCTTCGATCTTCTTTAAATAATCCGGCTCCTTTTTTCCTTCGTCCTTTTTGCCTTCCCCCAATTCTTCCTGAATGGCCTTTAACTGTTCTCTAAGCACGGACTCCCTGTAATACCGGTTTGCCTTCTCGGAGAACTTCTCGGAAATCTCCATCTGCAGTTCGATCATTTCCTTTTGCTTCAGCATGTAATCCAGGAAACGAAGGCTTCTTTCTTTTAAGGACATTTCCAGAAGCTCGTGCTTTTCATCGTTGGGTATCTGAAGGAATTGAGACAGATACACAATTATGGAATTTAAATCCTTAAACTCATTGACAATTCTCTGGTACTGTTCTCCTCCCGAAAATTTGGAGCTTATCTCACTGGTAACGTTTTTGATATAGCCAAGCATTTCTTCCCGGCTCTTCTCGTCTAAATCTTCTTGATTCTGACTAAGCTCATACTGGGCATAGATAACGCCGTTTTCTGTGTGAAGCTCTTTTACATTGATCTGGTCCCTCAGCCTTACGGAAAGCAGGATCCCTTTATCCGTCTGGTCTATTCCTGTGACCTCAAAGGTCAGGCCTGCCCGGTAAAAATCTTCCTCATTCTTTAGGTTTTTACCAAAATTATGTTTTAACGGCAAAGCTATTTTTATGGATTCTTCGTTTTCCAGATACATCATATGTGTTTCGTCAAGTGCTTCCAAACGAACCGTAGTTACGACGTCCGGTAATAAAACTTTGTTGGAAATTGGGAAAACGATTCCTATGTTATTTTTATCATGATTTGTCATAGTTTTATCCTTTCTGTGCGTATTCCTTAAGTGAATGTTCATTTAATATGGAATTGTTTTTATGCGAGACTTTTTGTAAAATATATTCACAAAATAATCCCGCCTGTAAAAACCTAAAGCAATATTGCGTCTTGAATTATTTGAATCATTTCCTGCAGCAAATCCTCTTTCTGTGCCTCGTTCTTGCGGTTATCAACAGCAATTGCTTTCACCGGCTGAAAAATGATGGCCAAAAGATTATCCTCTTTGTAATTCCTTATGAGATTACTCCTCTTCATATCCGACATCAGGCTGTATATATTGCAAATGCCCTTTTTCCCGGAACAGTTGTTGGCCAATGAGGGGCAATTGGAAAATTGCTCCACAAAGCTGAAGATTTCCTTGTTCTCTAATATATAGTTATAGTAGCTTCGGATGAGCACCTCGATCTGCTGCCGTCCCTCCATTTCCCGTTTTACGCTGTCCAATAAATAATCATATATTTCTTCCGAGTATTCCAGGTAAATATCGTGCAGCATATCTTCTTTATTCTCAAAGTAGATATAAACCGTTGCCGGCGAAACCCCTGCCATCTTAGCGATTTTAGAGACAGAAGTGCCATGGAAGCCCTCCTGCAGGATCAGCTTGATTACTGCTTCCTTTATGCTTTTCACTTTTTCGTCGTCTTTTTTTCTCATGCCATCACCTCTATATTTTTATAATAAATGATCATTCACTTATTGTCAACTATTTTTTTATTTTTAAAGACCAAATTATTATATTCCTATCTGCAATTAGGGTTTTCACAATAAAATAGCTTTCATAATATAAAAATAAGTCTTGAAAATGACTTTTCAGGCCAATCAAGACTTATTTTTCGTACATAGCTTTCTGACAGGGCCATTTTAGGGCCTCTATCTTTTTATATATCATTATCATGCTGGCAGCATTACTCTGGATACTAAACTCCTGCCTGCCCTCTACTCTGCAATATCATAACACTCCCCTTGTCATGCTAAGCAGATTGAAAAACCAGCCTATGCATCGGCTAACTTCAACTCTTCCAGATAAGCATTCAAAGCATCCATACCTCCAAGCTGGTAACGCTTTATGAACTCTGTCCCTATGATGGCACCATCGGCTCCATTCTTCATGACTTCCTTCACGTCCTCGGCGGACTTTATGCCAAAGCCTACATAGGCCGGTGTCTTTGAAACAGATTTTACTTTTTTTACAACTTCAACGTATTCTGTAGGAAGCTTATCAAACGATCCGGTTTTCCCTTCCCCTGAAACGATATAGGCAAACAGGTCATTATGCGCAAGAGCCTTTGCTATGCTCTCATCACTAAGGGACCGGCCCAGTACAGTGATCTGATTGGGGAAGGATCCGGTGGGAAATTCTCCATCCACACATAGAAAACCGTCATATAAGTCTTTCGGAACGTCAGAAAGGTGAAAGTATTCCACGCCTTCCTTATAAGTCATTAACACAACTTTAAACGTGAAACGCCTGCGGATTTCTACCAGCGTGCGTATTACATCGTCTGGGCTTATCTTTTGCTCCAACGCTTCTTTATGAGTCTGCTGTATCACAGCTCCGTCTACAAAAGGATCGGTAACCGGTATGCCGATTTCAACAAAACCGGCCTTTTTATGATCCAATAACTCTAAAATCTGAAAAAACGTTTCCCTGTCCGGATAATTCAAGGTAAGGTAAAACACTAAATTTTTCATTAGATGCCTCCAAACAGCTTAAGCACCCAGCCTAAGATCGGACCATAGAAGGAATAATCTGTCTCGCTTAAAATACGCATGATCGGCGCATAAGATCCAATCATTGGAAGGAGCAGAGCCTGTCCGAAAATAAGAATCAAACCATTTACAAAGGAGCCTATGATCGCACCTCTGCGTCCGCCATGGGCATTTCCGAAGATGGCTGTTACCGCACCGGTGAAAAAAGTGGGGATCAGAGCCGGGAATACCACAACCGGATAATTAATAAATCCAAGGATCATCATACCGATCAGACCTGCAATCAAGCTGGTCAGGAAGCCCAATATCACGGAATTAGGATAATTGGGGAAAAGCAGAGGGATATCAAGCCCTGGTACGGAATTAGGGATGATCTTATTGGCAAAGCCGTGGAATGCAGAGATGATCTCGGAAAGCATCATTCTTACACCTGTAATAATAACTGTGATCCACATACCAAAGGACAAACCACGTAAAAAGCTGAACACAACGATATCCTGTCCGCCGGTGATATTTTCACGCATCCAGGCCGGACCGGAAATCAGGCTTATGACCAAAAAGAGAACTGTCATAACAATGGTTAAGGAAATGGTCATCTCCCGTAAGAAATTAAGCTTCTTTGGAATATTTAAGTTTTCAAGATCATTTTCCTTGTTTCCAAAGGTTTTGGCAAGCAGGGAAGAAATCAGAATTCCGATGGAGCTGGAATGGGCAAGGGTAAAGCCCTCTCCTCCCTTTACTTCCTTCATAAATACCGCCACGTAGGCGCAGGAAAAGGTCATATAGATTCCTAACAATATGGAACCGGTTATTACAAGCGGTACAAAAGCCAAATTGGTTCCGAATTTTAACAGCGCCGCAATCAATCCGGCATAAAAGAAGGATACATGAGCTGACAAATGCACATATTTAAAGCGAGTAAATCTTGCCAGTAAAAGGTTCACCAGAAAGCCCAGTGCAAAGATCAATGCCATTTCTGTACCGATCCCGGTAAGGCTTTCAGCTTGAGCCGCTCCAATATCCACTGATACAGGCGGCATATTAAATATCTTGGTAATCATTCCCTGCAAAGGCAGCAGGGACATACCAAGGGTCTGTCCTCCTACGTTGATCATGGTAAAGCCGATCATCGTCTTAATCACGCTGGGAAGGATCTGATCCCAGGTTTTCTTCTGGGCAACCATACCTGCGATTACAACAATTCCAATAATGAATACAGCCTG
This genomic stretch from Lacrimispora sphenoides harbors:
- a CDS encoding DUF6483 family protein; the protein is MLQDDFIMRMIHEMVTTLLKLIFHIELGENEEQNFKDQETASNYLELLALIQAGKINEAENKLLDELDSDDMEHFKMALMFYYHLNQIDYNFLEEHNYSKNEITDGLRYVSSVYGYDSMAEALLGRG
- a CDS encoding TetR/AcrR family transcriptional regulator; amino-acid sequence: MRKKDDEKVKSIKEAVIKLILQEGFHGTSVSKIAKMAGVSPATVYIYFENKEDMLHDIYLEYSEEIYDYLLDSVKREMEGRQQIEVLIRSYYNYILENKEIFSFVEQFSNCPSLANNCSGKKGICNIYSLMSDMKRSNLIRNYKEDNLLAIIFQPVKAIAVDNRKNEAQKEDLLQEMIQIIQDAILL
- a CDS encoding tryptophan synthase subunit alpha; translation: MKNLVFYLTLNYPDRETFFQILELLDHKKAGFVEIGIPVTDPFVDGAVIQQTHKEALEQKISPDDVIRTLVEIRRRFTFKVVLMTYKEGVEYFHLSDVPKDLYDGFLCVDGEFPTGSFPNQITVLGRSLSDESIAKALAHNDLFAYIVSGEGKTGSFDKLPTEYVEVVKKVKSVSKTPAYVGFGIKSAEDVKEVMKNGADGAIIGTEFIKRYQLGGMDALNAYLEELKLADA
- a CDS encoding CdaR family transcriptional regulator, producing the protein MIETELAKKFIEQVTQYTEYNINIMNEQGVIIASRDPKRVGAFHEVAYYIVTGSEDIVVTSTEDDYPGVKPGINMVINIDGRREGVVGITGDPGEIKPVALITKMAIEAMLKYEKQQEELRRRRNRKEHFTNLLIHVEYPDPGELRSVAKKLNYSENIVRIPILCKLDDTRPEPFLNIIKNSPRHGTEDISIVLGNSHILIFKTMPKQSRKLFADYKYIIAEYLSTALKWLREQEKSCKFYIGSFQGSFTQYYNAYRHCKWLEENADSDSAAFFYDHTGNYVRSIVPVNELQWMFNVYERELSEGFIKTFKEIAGALIKTNYNLVTASKELFVHKNTLLYRYNKIKDTLNINPIESSADRFFLEAFYSFLRREH
- the lon gene encoding endopeptidase La: MTNHDKNNIGIVFPISNKVLLPDVVTTVRLEALDETHMMYLENEESIKIALPLKHNFGKNLKNEEDFYRAGLTFEVTGIDQTDKGILLSVRLRDQINVKELHTENGVIYAQYELSQNQEDLDEKSREEMLGYIKNVTSEISSKFSGGEQYQRIVNEFKDLNSIIVYLSQFLQIPNDEKHELLEMSLKERSLRFLDYMLKQKEMIELQMEISEKFSEKANRYYRESVLREQLKAIQEELGEGKKDEGKKEPDYLKKIEEAGMPSEIKEAALEELEKLDDQGPNKLDYNVIRNYLDLLVQLPWKKEEDKDIDLDEARRILDEQHYGLQKVKDRIIQHLAVMQLNKAKKGSILLLVGPPGTGITSLGKSIAEALGRKYIRLSLGGIRDESEIRGHRRTYVGAMPGRIIQSIRKAGKTNPVMVLDEVDKIMSGGFSGDPASALLEVLDPEQNNSFTDHYMDLPYDLSDVFFVATANSLESIPGPLLDRMEVIQITSYTMDEKFHIGKNHLIPEVLKEHGLKQEQLVIEDEVLQKIINDYTLEAGVRGLKKQLSSLARITTEKIVSKKAELPLVIKEEDLEEYLGSQVSRHDKAQQDNPPGVVTGLAWTPVGGEILFIEATDMPGSGAVILTGKLGDVMKESAKISLSLLKSRLPLNAFNFKERDLHIHVPSGAVPKDGPSAGIALFTALASLVTGNKVDSRLAMTGEITLRGAVLPIGGLKEKLLGAQRAGINRVLIPKDNVSDLKDVPEEVKNQLTIIPVETVEDVLKESLGIFLPRIEHVYFQKNGNGLFPEGLNTPHKNIERKGVI
- a CDS encoding DUF1858 domain-containing protein is translated as MNMTVTKDTLIGEVLEADRTTAHFFFEMGMHCLGCPASAAETVEEACMVHGIPAEELIDKLNKHMSE
- a CDS encoding PTS ascorbate transporter subunit IIC, with translation MGVVMYLINNVFSQAVFIIGIVVIAGMVAQKKTWDQILPSVIKTMIGFTMINVGGQTLGMSLLPLQGMITKIFNMPPVSVDIGAAQAESLTGIGTEMALIFALGFLVNLLLARFTRFKYVHLSAHVSFFYAGLIAALLKFGTNLAFVPLVITGSILLGIYMTFSCAYVAVFMKEVKGGEGFTLAHSSSIGILISSLLAKTFGNKENDLENLNIPKKLNFLREMTISLTIVMTVLFLVISLISGPAWMRENITGGQDIVVFSFLRGLSFGMWITVIITGVRMMLSEIISAFHGFANKIIPNSVPGLDIPLLFPNYPNSVILGFLTSLIAGLIGMMILGFINYPVVVFPALIPTFFTGAVTAIFGNAHGGRRGAIIGSFVNGLILIFGQALLLPMIGSYAPIMRILSETDYSFYGPILGWVLKLFGGI
- a CDS encoding GntP family permease, giving the protein MTGLPLIFIFVLAIFIMIIAISKFKIHPFIAIMSISLLLGLIAGIPLVDKTLEDGTKVSGLANVIGAGFSGTFTSIGIVIILGALIGTILEKTGAALKLADMVIRLVGKNNPVLAIEMMGWVVSIPVFCDSGFVILNPIRKALVNRTAASLVAMTVGLSSGLYISHVFIPPTPGPIAAASTLGIGENLLLVMGMGALCSIFPLIAGFFYAKYIGGKVRSDDEADMGEIAKTYEELVAEYGKLPGGFNALAPIILPILLMAFSSIVAMANMQGFGADVLKFLGTPIIALAAGTVCGVLQLKGAGKMEEFYEITNDTLKTVGPILFVTAAGGVLGKVISSTDMVNYIKDHASVLSTMGIFFPFLLAAILKSAQGSSTVAMTTTAGIVAPLLPMLGLGSPVRVTLACMAIGAGAMTVSHANDSYFWVVTNFGAMTPEKGYKTQTVATLILGIAGILEIFILTLILH
- a CDS encoding glycerate kinase family protein, producing MKLLFASDSFKGTLSSEQTIELLKKAAAEVFDQWEGIGIPVADGGEGTTDAVIAAMQGERIPLTVCGPLLAPVNAYYGKLDEKRAILEMAAASGLPLIPRDLRDPRNTTTYGTGELIRDALDRGFTDISIAIGGSATNDGGMGCMRALGVKFLDSEGRELEGTGRDLEKVAHIDSSGLHPLISKVKMTAMCDVNNPLCGKDGATYTFGKQKGGSPQVLDELERGMQNYRDVMIRELGINPDHMPGSGAAGGLGAALLVFLHAELKSGIETVLDLIDFDSRLEDVSMVVTGEGRTDWQSCFGKVIQGIGMRCKRKGIPAVALVGAMGEGAEKIYDFGICSIMTTVNGVMELDKALEDAEDLYYQGALRMFRFIKTGMEIQKKAADI